In a single window of the Pseudodesulfovibrio profundus genome:
- a CDS encoding GtrA family protein, translating to MTEFLKKNLYELVRYIFVGIILIIIFFVISNVLYHLGLTPSVSTLIANCIQIVVAYVLNRKFTFRSNISHVRSIPRYALRSLINIIFMQLTTFFFYEVAHLSFVFTSILSACLTTTLSYFLAKYWVFCSEHSG from the coding sequence ATGACAGAGTTTCTTAAGAAGAACTTATATGAATTAGTTCGATATATTTTTGTTGGGATCATTCTTATTATCATTTTCTTTGTCATTAGCAATGTGTTGTATCATCTAGGATTAACGCCCTCAGTCTCAACTCTGATAGCCAATTGTATTCAGATAGTTGTAGCTTATGTGCTCAATAGGAAATTTACATTTCGCTCAAATATAAGCCATGTGCGAAGTATCCCGAGATACGCTTTGCGGTCTTTAATAAATATAATTTTCATGCAACTGACAACGTTCTTTTTTTATGAGGTAGCGCATCTTAGTTTTGTTTTTACATCAATCCTTTCTGCTTGCTTAACCACTACACTCTCATATTTTTTGGCTAAGTATTGGGTGTTTTGCAGCGAACATTCAGGATAA
- a CDS encoding NAD-dependent epimerase/dehydratase family protein, whose protein sequence is MRVLILGADGYLGWPTALLFSSLGHEVTAVDNYFRRHTCDRLDVGMLYPVPTFNQRAQIWHELSGYEIKTVICDLAEPKCMRSLFNGRVKYQWAIDSSFDGPPDVVIHYAEQPSAPYSMLTYETADETLINNLRVTNNLMFAIRDLSPSTHLVKLGTMGEYGTPNIDIEEGWLDIQHKGRSDRFLFPRQASSLYHTTKILDTDLLWFGVRMWDLKVTDLMQGPVYGIETDQTIINPRLKTIFNYDEFFGTIINRFIVQAVIEHPLTVYGKGGQTRGYLNIKDTLQCVEKAALTPPKPGEMLIYNQIMETFSVNELAEMVVSVGRKLGYNTQIQNVPNPRIEAEDHYYNPNYQALVSLGVKPHYLTEDVLIRMFEIVAEHADTIKRDVILGKSKW, encoded by the coding sequence ATGCGAGTTTTAATCCTTGGGGCAGATGGCTATCTAGGATGGCCGACAGCGCTCCTTTTTTCATCACTTGGCCATGAAGTCACAGCTGTAGACAACTATTTTCGTAGGCACACCTGTGACAGGTTGGATGTGGGCATGCTTTATCCTGTCCCTACGTTTAATCAGCGGGCTCAAATCTGGCATGAACTATCTGGATATGAAATAAAAACAGTCATATGTGATTTGGCTGAGCCTAAATGTATGCGTTCTCTTTTCAATGGAAGAGTAAAATATCAATGGGCTATTGATTCTTCATTTGATGGGCCTCCAGATGTGGTTATTCACTATGCAGAGCAACCTTCTGCACCTTATTCAATGTTGACTTATGAAACAGCCGATGAAACGCTGATAAACAATCTGCGAGTCACCAACAACCTCATGTTCGCCATAAGGGATCTCTCACCATCAACCCATCTGGTAAAGCTCGGCACTATGGGAGAGTATGGCACACCTAATATAGACATTGAAGAAGGTTGGCTCGACATACAGCATAAAGGCCGTTCGGATCGGTTTCTTTTCCCCCGACAAGCCAGCTCTCTTTATCACACAACAAAAATATTGGACACAGACTTACTTTGGTTTGGAGTCCGTATGTGGGATCTTAAAGTAACAGACTTGATGCAAGGTCCTGTCTATGGCATCGAAACAGACCAAACTATTATCAATCCTCGATTAAAAACAATATTCAATTACGATGAGTTTTTTGGGACAATAATTAACAGATTCATAGTACAGGCCGTCATCGAGCACCCACTGACTGTATATGGGAAAGGTGGTCAAACTCGGGGTTATCTTAATATTAAAGATACACTTCAATGTGTAGAAAAAGCCGCCTTGACCCCACCCAAGCCTGGAGAAATGCTGATTTATAACCAGATAATGGAAACATTTTCAGTCAATGAATTGGCTGAAATGGTTGTATCAGTAGGAAGAAAGCTAGGCTACAACACACAAATACAGAACGTGCCCAATCCACGAATTGAAGCAGAGGATCATTACTATAATCCGAACTATCAAGCCTTAGTCTCACTTGGTGTCAAACCCCACTACCTTACAGAAGACGTCTTGATCAGGATGTTTGAAATTGTCGCTGAACATGCGGATACAATTAAACGAGATGTAATATTAGGAAAAAGCAAATGGTAG
- a CDS encoding ABC transporter ATP-binding protein, whose protein sequence is MSKNKYNLNNLETFDNKYLLKRCLSYFLPHKGKVLIGFLSIFAVSGANAGTAYLVKPAMDEMFINQDRTALLLIPIGFFALIVGKGIFRFLQSYLMNMTGYLVLEQLRNDMFKKIVHLPLSYFEESQVGMLMSRILGDVAEVRNSIPAVVMLIREFITCFGLLGVILYMNWKLAIWAAITLPLTIYPIILFGKKLRKLGRKMQIQSADINSLTQERLSGIRVIKAFNMENEETRNFYDESHNIVRLSKKQILYSEISTRIMELIGGLAASLVLWYGGKQVLDGVGTPGTFFSFMASLIMLYDPIKKINNSNKTIQRSLASAERVFSLLDSPEVTREESGKVQFNESFEGLEIKDLNFAYPSTSNLVIKNLSLDVKKNQQVALVGHSGSGKTTLANLIPKFYEITDGDILINGTSIKEYDIGTLRRSIGIVSQDTFLFNKSIRDNIAYGNADVDQSVVETAAQAAYAHEFIVDLPNGYDTVVGERGVKLSGGQKQRLTIARALVKNPPLLILDEATSALDTKSERIVQKALENLMSDRTSIVIAHRLSTVINSDRIVVMQNGEIVDVGTHEELLERCDYYKVLYTEQFTKQSSVDAETVTD, encoded by the coding sequence ATGAGTAAAAACAAATACAATCTCAACAACTTAGAAACTTTTGACAATAAATACCTGCTCAAACGGTGTCTTTCATATTTCCTGCCACACAAAGGAAAGGTCCTTATCGGCTTCCTCTCCATTTTTGCAGTATCAGGAGCAAACGCCGGCACGGCCTATCTGGTCAAACCGGCCATGGATGAAATGTTCATCAATCAGGACAGAACTGCCCTCCTCCTGATCCCCATCGGTTTTTTTGCCCTCATCGTCGGCAAAGGTATCTTTCGTTTTCTGCAATCCTACCTGATGAATATGACCGGCTACCTTGTTCTTGAGCAACTGCGAAATGATATGTTCAAGAAAATTGTCCACCTGCCTCTCAGCTACTTCGAGGAATCACAGGTCGGCATGTTGATGTCGCGCATACTTGGCGACGTGGCTGAAGTCAGGAATAGTATTCCTGCTGTGGTTATGCTTATCCGGGAATTCATCACCTGCTTCGGCCTGCTTGGCGTCATATTGTATATGAATTGGAAGCTGGCGATATGGGCAGCAATCACATTGCCTTTGACGATTTATCCCATCATTCTTTTCGGTAAAAAATTACGCAAGCTGGGCAGAAAAATGCAAATACAGTCTGCTGACATCAACTCGCTGACCCAGGAGCGCCTTTCCGGTATTCGCGTCATTAAGGCTTTCAACATGGAAAATGAGGAAACGCGGAACTTTTACGACGAGAGCCACAACATCGTCCGCCTTTCCAAAAAGCAGATTCTCTATAGCGAAATTTCAACCAGAATCATGGAACTGATCGGTGGCCTCGCTGCAAGCCTCGTGCTTTGGTATGGCGGCAAGCAGGTACTCGACGGTGTCGGAACTCCCGGAACCTTTTTCTCCTTCATGGCCTCGCTGATCATGCTGTATGATCCAATCAAGAAGATCAACAACTCGAACAAGACCATTCAGCGCTCACTGGCGAGTGCCGAACGTGTATTCAGTCTGCTCGATTCTCCAGAAGTAACCAGAGAAGAAAGCGGAAAAGTTCAATTCAATGAGTCGTTTGAAGGACTTGAAATCAAGGACCTGAACTTTGCCTATCCTTCCACATCAAACCTGGTCATCAAAAACCTGTCACTTGATGTAAAGAAGAATCAGCAGGTTGCCCTCGTTGGGCATAGCGGTTCCGGCAAAACAACACTGGCGAACCTTATACCCAAGTTTTACGAGATCACCGATGGAGACATCCTGATAAATGGTACTTCCATCAAGGAGTACGACATCGGCACGCTGCGTCGCAGTATCGGTATCGTTTCCCAGGATACCTTCCTTTTCAATAAGTCCATCCGTGACAACATCGCCTACGGAAATGCAGACGTTGATCAATCCGTAGTGGAAACGGCTGCTCAGGCAGCGTATGCGCACGAATTCATTGTGGATCTCCCTAACGGATACGACACGGTTGTCGGTGAGCGCGGCGTCAAGCTGTCCGGTGGACAGAAGCAGCGATTGACCATTGCCCGAGCACTGGTCAAGAACCCGCCACTGCTCATCCTCGACGAGGCTACCAGTGCGCTGGACACCAAGTCCGAGCGAATTGTCCAGAAAGCACTTGAGAATCTCATGAGCGACCGTACTTCCATCGTCATTGCCCATAGACTCTCAACTGTCATCAACTCGGACAGAATCGTTGTCATGCAGAATGGCGAAATAGTCGATGTCGGCACCCATGAGGAACTCCTGGAGCGGTGCGATTATTACAAAGTGCTCTACACGGAACAATTCACGAAGCAATCCTCGGTGGATGCGGAGACAGTCACGGATTAA
- a CDS encoding SDR family NAD(P)-dependent oxidoreductase — protein sequence MFKNTKILLTGGCGTVGRELIRQFSTEHSIDQLVVLDNNESALFSLKEKYRDRNDISFFLCDMRDADTLQSRFKGIDLVIHTAAYKHVILCEQSPNDAIQTNIIGVNNVIKAAIYNNVKKVVFTSSDKAVNPTSVMGASKLMGERLISAANIDSSQTVFASTRFGNVLGSHGSVIPLFHQQIKQGGPVTLTDERMTRFIMSIRQSVNLVINSIGLARGGEVFVTKMPTISVALLARVMIEALAPRYGYHPNDIKIVNIGSKPGEKLYEELMTSEETRRTIELEDYFVVKPAILSNFKKIDYTYSSMIAESVSNAYNSEYEKQLTYDELLHFLEENGLLDQID from the coding sequence ATGTTCAAAAATACGAAAATCTTGTTGACTGGGGGATGTGGAACTGTCGGCAGGGAACTTATAAGACAATTCTCAACTGAACACTCTATAGACCAACTTGTTGTATTAGATAATAATGAAAGTGCACTCTTTTCGCTCAAAGAGAAGTACCGCGACCGAAATGATATTTCATTCTTTTTGTGCGACATGCGCGATGCAGACACATTACAAAGTCGCTTCAAAGGAATTGACCTAGTAATTCATACAGCTGCTTACAAACATGTAATCCTGTGTGAGCAGTCTCCTAATGATGCTATCCAAACAAACATTATAGGTGTAAATAACGTAATTAAAGCTGCTATCTACAACAACGTTAAAAAGGTTGTATTCACCAGTTCAGACAAAGCAGTTAACCCGACCAGCGTTATGGGTGCTTCTAAACTCATGGGTGAACGACTCATTTCAGCTGCAAATATTGATTCGAGTCAAACAGTGTTTGCCTCCACCCGGTTTGGAAATGTTCTAGGGTCACATGGCTCAGTTATACCTCTTTTTCACCAGCAAATTAAGCAAGGTGGTCCAGTCACGCTGACCGATGAGCGGATGACAAGGTTTATAATGTCAATCCGACAAAGCGTAAATCTCGTTATCAACTCAATAGGGCTAGCTCGGGGGGGAGAGGTTTTTGTAACCAAGATGCCTACGATCAGTGTCGCGCTACTAGCAAGAGTAATGATTGAGGCTTTGGCTCCACGTTATGGCTATCACCCCAATGATATAAAAATTGTCAATATTGGATCAAAACCTGGAGAAAAACTCTACGAAGAGTTGATGACCAGTGAAGAAACGCGCAGGACCATTGAGTTGGAAGATTACTTTGTTGTAAAACCTGCAATTCTCAGCAACTTTAAAAAGATTGATTACACCTATAGTAGCATGATCGCAGAATCTGTGTCTAATGCCTATAATTCAGAATACGAAAAACAGCTTACTTATGACGAGTTGCTCCACTTTTTGGAAGAAAATGGTCTGCTAGATCAAATCGATTAG
- a CDS encoding glycosyltransferase family 2 protein, with the protein MIGLRFFGLLVGVIALFFLLKKRRQKRQVRGSLFLPMLLSIGLVSISALPTITTLPATLLSLNNVEAGRIIALQLIGLLILFVLFFWERSKNTKTKQTLNRLAVGLGCNNFCPMVDLKPNSVWVVIPALNEEDNLKELLPKIPSEVCGLDVIPVIIDDGSTDNTLDVARSQATSFASLPTNFGGGVALLTGFALAIRNHASIVVTMDADNQHNPNDIESLVSAIVQEDADLVIGSRHMGDFEKVSTIRSIGLFVFNWLINFLQGTKITDCASGFRAIRCNKLQEWELLQSQYHTAELIIESAKSGSYILEVPISVKNRSYGESKKGKDLKYGLFFLRTVLKTWLR; encoded by the coding sequence ATGATTGGGTTACGTTTTTTTGGTTTATTAGTAGGCGTCATTGCACTCTTTTTTCTTTTGAAAAAAAGACGTCAAAAAAGACAGGTAAGGGGAAGTTTGTTTTTGCCGATGTTACTCAGTATCGGACTTGTGTCCATCTCGGCACTACCAACAATAACAACACTTCCCGCAACTCTACTATCTCTTAACAATGTCGAAGCTGGTCGCATAATAGCCCTCCAGCTTATTGGCCTGCTAATTTTGTTTGTGCTTTTTTTTTGGGAACGATCAAAAAATACCAAAACTAAGCAAACCCTGAATAGATTGGCTGTCGGTCTTGGATGTAACAACTTTTGTCCAATGGTTGACTTGAAGCCTAATTCCGTTTGGGTCGTTATCCCTGCGCTGAATGAAGAGGATAACCTTAAAGAATTGCTTCCTAAAATACCGAGTGAAGTTTGTGGCTTAGATGTTATTCCTGTGATTATCGATGATGGCAGCACAGACAACACTTTGGACGTTGCCAGATCACAAGCTACCTCGTTCGCATCGTTACCAACCAACTTTGGAGGAGGAGTTGCTTTGCTGACAGGGTTTGCACTGGCAATTCGTAACCATGCGAGCATTGTTGTAACAATGGATGCAGACAACCAACACAACCCTAATGATATAGAAAGTCTTGTAAGTGCAATAGTACAAGAGGATGCTGACCTAGTAATTGGATCCCGTCATATGGGTGACTTTGAAAAGGTTAGTACTATCCGGTCGATAGGACTGTTTGTTTTCAACTGGTTGATAAACTTCTTACAAGGTACAAAAATCACAGACTGCGCTTCTGGGTTTAGAGCAATTCGATGTAATAAATTGCAGGAATGGGAACTCCTCCAAAGTCAGTATCACACCGCGGAATTGATCATCGAATCCGCAAAAAGTGGGTCTTATATTTTAGAAGTTCCTATATCCGTAAAAAATAGAAGTTATGGGGAGAGCAAAAAAGGAAAAGACCTAAAATACGGTTTATTCTTCCTACGCACAGTTCTCAAAACTTGGTTGCGCTAA
- a CDS encoding IS3 family transposase (programmed frameshift) has product MTKSNKRRKHSDKFKAKVALEAIRGVKTLAQLAAEYKVHPNQISTWKRQLLENAEGIFSGGKKAKSQEEVTAPLFEEIGRLKMDIKWLEKKLSLPLEVRRQWIKPDREYSIRRQCKLAGISRSGFYYKPAAESDENLALMRLIDEQYLRQPDYGSPRMTDWLKTQGHQINHKRVERLMQLMGLQAITPGPHTSVPNPEHPVFPYLLKGVAIERKNQVWSADITYIPMQRGFLYLVAVIDWWSRFVLAWELSNSMDSSFCVDALSKALRISTPEMFNTDQGAQFTSREFTGVLQSKGIAISMDGKGRAIDNVFIERLWWTVKYEDVYPKAYSDGIELYHGLTRYFRYYNEERGHSSLDKRTPAAVYRGNLNVH; this is encoded by the exons ATGACAAAGAGCAACAAAAGACGGAAGCATTCGGATAAGTTCAAGGCCAAGGTCGCGCTGGAAGCTATCCGTGGCGTGAAAACGTTGGCGCAGTTGGCTGCGGAGTACAAAGTGCATCCCAACCAGATATCCACCTGGAAAAGGCAGCTCCTTGAAAATGCCGAAGGAATCTTTTCCGGTGGCAAGAAAGCCAAGAGCCAGGAGGAGGTCACCGCACCTTTGTTCGAGGAGATCGGTCGGCTCAAGATGGATATCAAGTGGCTTGAAAAAAAGTTG AGCCTGCCGCTTGAGGTACGCCGCCAGTGGATCAAACCGGATCGGGAGTATTCCATCCGGCGGCAATGCAAGTTGGCAGGCATTTCCCGCTCGGGGTTTTACTACAAACCTGCAGCCGAGTCCGATGAGAACTTGGCCTTGATGCGTCTCATCGACGAGCAGTATCTGCGTCAGCCGGATTACGGCTCGCCGCGCATGACGGATTGGCTGAAGACACAAGGCCATCAGATCAACCACAAGCGAGTTGAGCGACTGATGCAGCTGATGGGCTTGCAAGCGATTACTCCAGGGCCGCATACGAGTGTCCCCAACCCGGAGCATCCCGTGTTTCCTTATCTGCTGAAAGGAGTTGCCATTGAGCGAAAGAATCAAGTCTGGAGTGCTGACATCACCTACATCCCCATGCAGCGCGGCTTTCTGTATCTGGTGGCAGTGATTGACTGGTGGAGCCGATTCGTATTGGCTTGGGAACTGTCAAATTCCATGGACAGTTCGTTTTGCGTGGACGCACTGAGCAAGGCATTGCGCATCTCCACGCCAGAGATGTTCAATACGGACCAGGGAGCGCAATTCACGAGCCGTGAATTTACCGGCGTTTTGCAGAGCAAGGGCATTGCAATCAGCATGGACGGCAAAGGCCGTGCAATCGACAACGTATTTATCGAGCGGTTGTGGTGGACGGTGAAATACGAGGATGTTTACCCCAAGGCGTATTCTGATGGAATCGAGCTATACCATGGGCTTACGCGCTATTTTCGGTATTACAACGAAGAGCGCGGACATTCGTCGTTGGACAAAAGAACTCCCGCTGCCGTATACAGAGGCAACCTGAATGTTCATTGA
- a CDS encoding class I SAM-dependent methyltransferase, with protein sequence MNITKIATHNGEKVVFGEKSTAQTIYDFIGTIPRIFLSPSILKVLGLTDMLVERFTMVLNNTKGKLADIGCGDNEMTAIYSNATGNKAIGIDVYDFGGGAMIVEDTSDLPFDDASFDTVSFVACLNHVPVSIRHAVLKEAGRILTEDGRIVITMINPFVGIIRHKLAWWDKDQHERGMEEEDMGLTPEYIIQLFKECGYKLSLKQGFMFGLNTLYVFEKDN encoded by the coding sequence ATGAATATAACCAAAATCGCCACCCACAACGGAGAAAAAGTCGTATTCGGGGAGAAGTCCACGGCACAGACCATCTATGACTTTATTGGCACTATTCCCCGCATCTTTCTTTCCCCGTCTATCCTGAAGGTGCTCGGTCTGACGGATATGCTCGTCGAACGTTTTACGATGGTACTCAATAACACCAAAGGCAAACTCGCTGATATCGGTTGCGGAGACAACGAAATGACAGCAATATACAGCAATGCCACTGGCAACAAAGCGATTGGCATTGATGTTTATGACTTCGGAGGTGGAGCGATGATCGTCGAGGACACATCCGATCTTCCGTTTGACGACGCTTCTTTTGACACGGTCTCATTCGTCGCCTGCCTGAATCATGTCCCGGTCAGTATCCGCCACGCGGTTCTAAAGGAAGCCGGACGAATCCTCACCGAGGACGGAAGGATCGTGATAACGATGATCAATCCCTTTGTGGGCATCATACGGCACAAGTTGGCTTGGTGGGACAAAGACCAGCACGAGCGGGGCATGGAGGAGGAAGATATGGGCCTGACTCCAGAGTATATCATCCAACTTTTCAAGGAATGCGGGTACAAGCTCAGCCTCAAACAAGGTTTCATGTTTGGGCTCAACACCCTCTACGTCTTCGAAAAGGACAATTAG
- a CDS encoding class I SAM-dependent methyltransferase, with the protein MTDEEDRDKEEFWGSPEAEVVYLDWRKQENMRIARQVGEVASSFDKPKVFEVGLGRGPLTRLILPKVGEYWGIEPVPADLERSIDELNLDPERSLCLRAEDLDTCSPFDTMDGYFDIIVMVSVLEHVPNPAEILTSLRRLLKKGGVLIISVPDSTRFRFFHKLRTLCGIEPWSYFHISFFSDTSLDQLFLNLGFSVADRRRASLLTDKSIKYYEVHHSSRLLGLAMKAFKLFQLDNLAHMETIFYVLKKE; encoded by the coding sequence GTGACCGACGAAGAGGATAGGGACAAGGAAGAATTCTGGGGATCCCCGGAGGCCGAGGTCGTTTATCTTGACTGGCGTAAGCAAGAGAATATGCGCATTGCCCGTCAGGTCGGTGAAGTGGCCAGCTCCTTCGACAAGCCCAAGGTGTTTGAAGTCGGCCTTGGCCGTGGCCCGCTCACTCGCCTCATTTTGCCCAAGGTCGGCGAATATTGGGGTATCGAGCCAGTTCCGGCCGATCTTGAGCGAAGTATTGATGAACTAAATCTCGATCCCGAAAGATCTTTATGCCTTAGAGCTGAGGATTTAGATACATGCTCCCCTTTCGATACCATGGATGGCTACTTTGACATCATCGTCATGGTCAGCGTCCTTGAACATGTTCCTAACCCTGCTGAAATATTAACGAGCCTCAGAAGGTTATTGAAAAAGGGCGGCGTGCTGATCATTTCTGTTCCAGATTCGACCCGATTCCGCTTCTTCCACAAACTGCGTACATTGTGCGGAATCGAACCTTGGTCATACTTCCACATATCCTTCTTCTCTGACACATCACTGGATCAACTTTTCTTGAACCTTGGTTTTTCTGTTGCCGACAGACGCCGAGCATCGTTGCTGACGGATAAATCTATCAAATACTATGAAGTGCATCACAGTTCACGCCTCCTTGGACTCGCCATGAAAGCATTCAAATTGTTTCAACTGGACAATTTGGCCCATATGGAGACGATCTTCTATGTTCTGAAAAAAGAGTAA